The Fluviicola sp. genome contains a region encoding:
- a CDS encoding phosphoglycerate kinase: protein MATIATYDFQNKRALVRVDFNVPLNKETLEVTDDTRIRAALPTIKHILEKGGSVVLMSHLGRPKEGPEDKFSLRHIVGKIESLLGKHVKFASDCIGASALEMSSNLKPGEVLLLENVRFYKQETAGTDSFAADLAKHGDCYVNDAFGTAHRAHASTTVVANYFPNDKMFGYLLEAEIKSVDRVLNSEDKPLTAIVGGAKVSSKITIIERLLEKVDNLIVGGGMAYTFVKAQGGSVGSSLVEDDFLATANEILEKAKAKGVNLYIPTDTIVADKFDNNASTQLVPIGQIPAGWMGLDVGPESIKACAEIIENSKLILWNGPMGVFEMSNFQKGTVEVAQAIVRATEKGAFSLIGGGDSVAAINQFGLADKVSYVSTGGGAMLEYLEGIELPGIKAIRS, encoded by the coding sequence ATGGCAACAATAGCAACTTACGATTTTCAAAACAAGCGTGCATTGGTACGCGTAGATTTTAATGTTCCTTTGAACAAAGAAACGCTGGAAGTAACGGACGATACGCGAATCCGTGCAGCTTTACCGACGATCAAGCACATTTTGGAAAAAGGCGGAAGCGTGGTTTTGATGTCTCACCTGGGAAGACCAAAAGAAGGCCCGGAAGACAAATTCTCATTGCGCCACATCGTAGGAAAAATTGAAAGCCTGTTGGGAAAACACGTGAAGTTTGCTTCCGACTGTATTGGAGCGAGTGCACTTGAAATGAGCTCGAACCTGAAACCGGGAGAAGTATTGCTATTGGAAAACGTGCGTTTCTACAAGCAGGAAACAGCAGGAACGGATTCTTTTGCTGCCGATCTGGCCAAGCACGGAGATTGCTACGTAAATGATGCATTCGGAACGGCACACCGCGCTCATGCTTCTACAACCGTTGTTGCCAACTACTTCCCGAACGATAAAATGTTCGGATACCTGCTGGAAGCGGAGATCAAAAGTGTAGACCGCGTGTTGAACAGCGAAGACAAACCATTGACGGCAATCGTTGGTGGGGCGAAGGTTTCTTCCAAGATCACGATCATTGAGCGTTTACTGGAAAAAGTAGATAACCTGATCGTTGGCGGCGGAATGGCTTATACCTTTGTAAAAGCACAGGGCGGTTCGGTAGGAAGCTCGTTGGTTGAAGACGATTTCCTGGCAACAGCCAACGAAATTTTGGAGAAAGCAAAAGCAAAAGGAGTGAATTTATACATTCCTACAGATACCATTGTTGCAGATAAATTCGACAACAATGCAAGCACACAATTAGTTCCGATCGGGCAAATTCCTGCAGGTTGGATGGGACTGGACGTTGGTCCGGAATCCATCAAAGCTTGTGCTGAAATCATTGAAAACTCCAAATTGATCTTGTGGAACGGCCCGATGGGCGTATTCGAAATGAGTAATTTCCAAAAAGGAACGGTAGAAGTTGCCCAGGCAATTGTGCGTGCAACTGAGAAAGGCGCATTTTCACTGATCGGTGGCGGTGATTCCGTTGCAGCAATCAATCAATTCGGGTTGGCGGATAAAGTAAGCTACGTTTCCACTGGTGGAGGAGCCATGCTGGAATATTTGGAAGGAATTGAATTGCCGGGAATCAAAGCGATTCGTTCTTAA
- a CDS encoding glycosyltransferase family 9 protein, protein MKENKNWNGKHIAISRVDSIGDVLLTLPITAWLKEQFPTCRITFICRNYTAPIVKYYAAIDDIVKADDLFTLSKKEQADAIESLGIDAVVHVFPKKELAKLFKKAKVPMRIGTSHRMFHLSTCNVRPNFTRKKSPLHESQLNFELLRPFGLTEIPTFEQVNTYTSHFAIEKQELPEEFETLLKKKYVVLHPKSQGSAREWPIEKYTQLAVELIGNGYEVVFTGTEPEGKQFRNLIPVVDKCHDSTGKLTIDQLIWLIKNASALVACSTGPLHIAGFMDVKAIGLFSPRIPIHPGRWRPLGKHSTALVYDPNCEKCAAKKECDCISDISVESVFNEILR, encoded by the coding sequence GTGAAGGAAAATAAGAATTGGAACGGAAAACACATTGCAATCAGTCGCGTGGACAGCATTGGCGACGTACTTCTTACCCTTCCGATCACCGCCTGGCTGAAAGAACAATTCCCGACCTGCCGCATTACATTTATTTGCCGGAATTATACGGCACCTATTGTCAAATACTACGCGGCAATCGATGATATTGTAAAGGCCGACGATCTGTTTACCCTATCGAAAAAAGAACAGGCAGATGCCATTGAAAGCCTCGGAATTGATGCAGTAGTCCACGTTTTTCCGAAAAAAGAACTGGCAAAATTATTCAAAAAGGCCAAAGTTCCCATGCGTATCGGAACTTCACACCGCATGTTCCATTTGAGCACCTGCAATGTCAGGCCCAATTTTACCCGTAAAAAATCCCCGCTCCACGAGTCACAACTGAATTTTGAATTGCTTCGTCCGTTCGGGCTTACCGAAATTCCGACCTTTGAGCAGGTAAATACCTATACTTCTCATTTTGCGATTGAAAAGCAAGAGCTTCCGGAAGAATTTGAAACACTTTTGAAAAAGAAGTACGTGGTACTGCATCCTAAATCACAAGGAAGTGCCCGTGAATGGCCAATTGAGAAATACACTCAGTTAGCGGTTGAGTTGATCGGAAACGGTTACGAAGTTGTTTTTACAGGAACAGAACCCGAAGGAAAACAATTCCGCAATCTCATTCCGGTTGTCGATAAGTGTCATGATTCTACCGGGAAACTGACTATCGATCAATTGATCTGGCTGATCAAAAACGCTTCGGCTTTGGTTGCCTGCAGCACCGGGCCGCTTCACATAGCCGGTTTTATGGATGTGAAAGCCATCGGGTTATTTTCGCCGAGAATTCCCATTCATCCGGGAAGATGGAGGCCTTTGGGCAAGCATTCCACCGCATTGGTGTATGACCCCAACTGTGAAAAATGCGCTGCAAAAAAAGAATGCGATTGCATTTCCGACATTTCCGTTGAAAGCGTATTCAACGAAATCCTGAGATAA
- a CDS encoding glycosyltransferase family 2 protein, which translates to MNSLAVVIITLNEERNIERCLKSIRDLADEIIVLDAFSSDRTAEICAKYPVRFEQRVWEGYSASKNYLNSLVSSDYILSLDADEALSEALYQEIKAEKEKGFTGTYSVNRMTNYMGKWIRHSGWYPDIKPRLFPKEGSYWSGEYVHEELVHPPSEVKIFKGVLEHYSYYSYEDHRARADKYSLLTAKKFHAKGKKVGPLKPAISALGRFVAMYFIKLGFLDGWKGFKIAQISAQSNVLKYKELRRLNREGK; encoded by the coding sequence ATGAATTCGCTTGCAGTTGTCATCATCACGTTAAATGAAGAGCGCAACATCGAACGCTGCCTGAAATCCATTCGCGACCTGGCAGATGAGATCATTGTACTCGATGCTTTTTCTTCCGACAGAACAGCCGAAATTTGTGCAAAATACCCTGTTCGCTTCGAGCAAAGGGTATGGGAAGGCTATTCTGCCAGTAAAAATTACCTGAACAGCCTCGTTTCTTCCGATTATATTCTTTCTCTCGATGCCGATGAAGCACTGAGTGAAGCATTGTACCAGGAAATCAAAGCAGAAAAGGAAAAAGGATTCACAGGTACTTATTCTGTGAACCGCATGACGAATTACATGGGGAAATGGATCCGCCACAGTGGCTGGTACCCGGATATCAAACCGCGGTTGTTCCCGAAAGAGGGATCTTACTGGTCGGGCGAATACGTGCACGAAGAACTGGTGCACCCTCCTTCCGAGGTCAAAATTTTCAAAGGCGTACTGGAACATTATTCCTACTATTCGTATGAAGATCATCGTGCAAGAGCGGATAAATATTCACTGCTGACAGCCAAAAAATTCCATGCCAAAGGCAAAAAAGTGGGACCACTTAAACCCGCAATTAGTGCTTTGGGCCGTTTTGTTGCGATGTATTTTATTAAATTAGGATTCCTGGACGGCTGGAAAGGATTCAAAATTGCCCAGATCAGCGCCCAATCCAACGTTTTAAAGTACAAAGAACTAAGAAGACTGAATCGTGAAGGAAAATAA
- a CDS encoding LysM peptidoglycan-binding domain-containing protein, giving the protein MKRFGTVLLLLFITLLNSTDLIAQRRQKPPVKDTVTGEVFIRIVDQSLSLYYDDFSKGTNYDSIVDALDYEAGTIPSFSDEDYCKRLAKLNEISSFGFDCNNVSLTTIKFFAQNRRNFVRVALGRGRLYFDLYEEKLAEYGLPLELKYLSVIESGLRPQVKSRAGALGLWQFMYATGKQYGLKENSYLDERMDPAKSTDAACRYLKKLYDIYGDWNLALAAYNAGPGNVNKAIRRSGGKRTYWEVRPFLPRETQGYVPNFIAATYLMTYHAEHNLLPAEPKMHFYQLDTLCLNRGIHMQTIEKLVSWSVEDIQSLNPVYKTSYIPPTFPQQCVTGPLQKIGLLVSLEDSLYALEQRIYGIGGYRNTLPTDVAVDPQNDQLVISNPATKIDVPKTKVITTINYTYHKVKPGESLGSIAAQYNVAIQELMDWNDLTTARITVNQLLKIQTKVSTTVENEAYQEAVADSIENAGNKTIIPPVQTPLPVAKKYYSVRSGDTFSKIASRHGLTMNQLARLNPGVSASRIRVGQRIRVK; this is encoded by the coding sequence ATGAAACGATTCGGAACCGTACTTCTTTTGCTTTTTATCACGTTGCTGAACTCAACCGATTTGATAGCGCAGCGCAGACAGAAACCTCCTGTAAAGGACACAGTAACCGGGGAAGTATTTATCCGAATAGTTGATCAGAGCCTGAGTCTTTATTACGACGATTTCTCCAAAGGAACCAATTACGATTCCATTGTAGATGCGCTGGATTACGAAGCAGGTACTATTCCATCCTTTTCGGACGAAGATTACTGCAAGCGCCTGGCGAAACTGAACGAAATCTCCTCTTTTGGCTTTGATTGCAACAACGTTTCACTGACAACCATCAAATTTTTTGCTCAAAACCGCCGGAATTTTGTTCGCGTAGCATTGGGCCGTGGCCGTTTGTATTTTGACCTTTACGAAGAAAAGCTGGCCGAATACGGACTTCCGCTTGAATTGAAATACCTTTCTGTTATCGAAAGCGGTTTGCGGCCACAGGTAAAATCCAGAGCCGGAGCATTGGGTTTGTGGCAATTCATGTATGCAACCGGGAAGCAATACGGCCTGAAGGAAAATTCCTACCTGGATGAACGTATGGACCCTGCAAAATCAACGGATGCTGCTTGCCGCTACCTGAAAAAACTGTACGACATCTACGGTGACTGGAACCTGGCTTTGGCAGCTTACAATGCTGGTCCGGGTAACGTGAACAAAGCTATCCGCCGCTCAGGAGGAAAAAGAACGTATTGGGAAGTACGGCCATTTTTGCCGCGCGAAACACAGGGTTACGTACCGAATTTCATCGCCGCAACTTACCTGATGACTTACCATGCGGAACACAATTTGCTTCCGGCAGAACCGAAAATGCATTTCTACCAATTGGATACACTTTGCCTGAACCGCGGTATTCACATGCAAACCATTGAAAAACTGGTTTCCTGGTCGGTGGAAGATATCCAAAGCCTGAACCCGGTTTACAAGACATCATACATTCCACCGACGTTTCCACAGCAATGTGTAACCGGGCCGCTTCAAAAGATCGGTTTACTGGTGAGCCTGGAAGATTCGCTTTATGCGCTGGAACAACGCATCTACGGTATTGGCGGGTACCGGAACACTTTACCTACTGATGTGGCCGTTGATCCTCAAAACGATCAGCTGGTTATTTCCAATCCGGCAACTAAAATTGATGTTCCTAAAACCAAAGTGATTACAACGATCAATTACACGTATCACAAAGTGAAGCCGGGAGAAAGCCTTGGAAGCATCGCAGCACAATACAATGTAGCGATCCAGGAATTGATGGATTGGAACGACCTCACAACCGCGCGGATTACGGTAAACCAGTTGCTGAAGATACAAACGAAGGTCAGCACCACTGTGGAAAATGAAGCATACCAGGAAGCAGTTGCAGACAGCATAGAGAATGCCGGGAACAAAACCATCATTCCTCCTGTTCAAACTCCTCTCCCTGTTGCCAAAAAATATTATTCGGTGCGAAGCGGGGATACCTTCTCCAAAATCGCTTCCAGACACGGATTAACGATGAACCAATTGGCTCGCCTGAATCCGGGAGTTTCTGCAAGCCGCATACGTGTAGGACAGCGCATACGTGTCAAATAA
- the gatA gene encoding Asp-tRNA(Asn)/Glu-tRNA(Gln) amidotransferase subunit GatA: MYKTFSEVKVALSAGKTVESIVLSYLEQIEKNNHLNAFLEVFTESALEQARVVDQKRTSGKAGRLAGMVIGLKDNICYKGHQVSASSKILGGFESLYSATVVERLLAEDAVIIGRLNCDEFAMGSSNENSAYGPVKNNLRPTHVPGGSSGGSAVSVSAGMCTVALGSDTGGSIRQPASFTGTYGFKPTYGRVSRYGLIAYASSFDQIGPFANNLEDTVLVMEVIAGKDPMDATSSSKPLGFSTDIPAIGKKKIAYLKEALENESMDAEVRAMMEKIIADLRALGHTVEGVSFPYLEYLVPTYYVLTTAEASSNLSRFDGVHYGYQSPEAKGVEQTYTLSRSEGFGPEVKRRIMAGTFVLSHGYYDAYYTKGMKVRRVLKNKTKEIFSQYDLMILPTTPSTAFEFGSINDPIQMYLQDIFTVHANLTGNPAIAIPQGTHSNGLPMSLQIMADDFNEEAIFSLANQIAHN, encoded by the coding sequence ATGTATAAAACATTTTCGGAAGTTAAAGTTGCACTCTCCGCAGGGAAAACTGTGGAGAGTATCGTGCTTTCCTACTTAGAGCAAATTGAAAAAAACAACCATCTGAATGCCTTCCTGGAAGTATTTACCGAAAGCGCATTGGAACAGGCTCGTGTGGTAGATCAGAAACGGACTTCCGGAAAAGCAGGCAGATTAGCCGGCATGGTGATCGGATTGAAGGATAACATTTGTTACAAAGGACATCAAGTGAGCGCAAGCTCCAAAATCCTGGGCGGGTTCGAATCGCTTTACTCTGCAACGGTCGTAGAGCGGCTTTTAGCAGAAGATGCTGTAATTATCGGCCGTTTGAACTGCGACGAGTTTGCGATGGGAAGTTCCAACGAAAATTCCGCTTACGGTCCGGTGAAAAACAACTTGAGACCAACGCACGTACCGGGAGGTTCTTCCGGGGGTTCTGCCGTTTCTGTTTCTGCAGGAATGTGCACCGTTGCATTGGGATCGGATACCGGTGGGTCCATCAGACAACCGGCTTCTTTCACAGGAACTTACGGATTCAAACCGACATACGGAAGAGTGAGCCGCTACGGCCTAATTGCTTACGCCTCTTCTTTTGATCAGATCGGCCCGTTTGCAAACAACCTGGAAGATACGGTTTTGGTCATGGAAGTAATCGCCGGAAAAGATCCGATGGATGCAACCAGTTCTTCCAAACCGCTTGGTTTCTCTACAGACATTCCCGCAATCGGGAAAAAGAAAATTGCTTATTTGAAGGAAGCACTCGAAAACGAAAGTATGGATGCGGAAGTTCGTGCCATGATGGAAAAAATCATTGCGGACCTGCGTGCTTTGGGCCATACCGTTGAAGGAGTAAGTTTTCCTTACCTGGAATATTTGGTTCCGACTTATTACGTATTAACCACCGCGGAAGCATCTTCCAACCTTTCCCGGTTTGACGGTGTTCACTATGGGTATCAATCCCCGGAAGCTAAAGGAGTAGAACAAACCTACACCCTTTCCCGTTCGGAAGGATTCGGCCCGGAAGTGAAAAGACGTATTATGGCAGGAACATTCGTATTATCTCACGGATATTACGATGCTTATTACACCAAAGGAATGAAGGTAAGACGTGTTTTGAAAAACAAAACCAAAGAGATTTTCAGTCAATATGACCTGATGATCTTACCGACCACTCCTTCTACTGCATTTGAGTTCGGATCTATCAACGACCCGATCCAGATGTACTTACAAGACATTTTTACCGTACATGCGAACTTAACAGGAAATCCGGCGATTGCAATTCCACAGGGAACGCATAGCAACGGATTACCCATGAGTTTACAGATTATGGCTGACGATTTCAATGAAGAAGCAATTTTCTCATTGGCAAATCAGATCGCACATAATTAA
- the tatA gene encoding twin-arginine translocase TatA/TatE family subunit, which produces MKLGATEIILILAVVLLLFGGKKIPELMKGLGKGIKEFKDASKGEDGAAPSTTEEKK; this is translated from the coding sequence ATGAAATTAGGTGCAACAGAAATTATTTTAATCCTTGCAGTTGTTCTTTTGTTATTCGGAGGTAAAAAAATTCCTGAATTAATGAAAGGTCTTGGAAAAGGGATCAAGGAATTCAAAGACGCTAGCAAAGGCGAAGACGGAGCTGCTCCATCCACTACGGAAGAGAAAAAATAG
- the recJ gene encoding single-stranded-DNA-specific exonuclease RecJ, which produces MQKHWFIKQTPSPDNIQAAVDNLKVSPVMASLLTQRDLTTLPQIRSFFTPQLSDLHDPFLMLHMEEAVERLQTAIEKNQRVMVFGDYDVDGTTSVALVYSVLKTYASVDFYIPDRYEEGYGLSYKGIDTALENGCSLLIALDCGIKEVDKVAYAREKGLDIIVCDHHTPGAIIPDCIVLDPKQEDCAYPFKELCGCGVGFKLLQAWFSRTGKPEETLFEYLDLVAVAIGADIVSVTGENRILCKHGIQRMNENPRPGIAALVEQAQRSFPLDLSNVVFTIAPRINAAGRLKSGSRAVELLLAGSREQAKSIALEIDEYNSERRILDAQTTQEALAIIQGDELFISRKSTVVFQSDWHKGVVGIVASRLIEHHYRPTIVLTQNKGEATGSARSVSGFNVYEAISACEHLLTQYGGHQHAAGLTLPLENIALFTEHFDAYVQQNIQPLDEVEDLVIDLEIKASDLFLAGESVHQVPRIYRMLEQMEPFGPGNDKPVFCIRNAYASKRKVLKEAHLKFDLVDPVSGIELSAIGFNMPDKADLIASGCAFDCAFTLETNTWQNRTTLQIQVRDIRETL; this is translated from the coding sequence ATGCAAAAACACTGGTTTATCAAACAAACACCTAGTCCCGACAATATTCAAGCCGCAGTTGACAACCTGAAAGTGAGCCCGGTCATGGCATCCTTACTTACTCAAAGAGATCTTACAACACTTCCGCAAATTCGTTCATTTTTTACTCCACAGTTAAGCGATCTGCACGACCCTTTTTTGATGTTACATATGGAAGAAGCGGTAGAAAGGTTACAAACGGCTATAGAAAAAAACCAGCGTGTAATGGTCTTCGGAGATTATGACGTGGATGGAACGACTTCGGTAGCTTTGGTATACAGCGTTTTAAAAACATATGCTTCCGTAGATTTTTACATTCCGGACCGTTATGAAGAAGGATACGGTTTATCATACAAAGGAATTGACACGGCACTGGAAAACGGATGCAGCCTGCTCATCGCATTGGATTGCGGAATAAAAGAAGTGGATAAAGTAGCTTATGCACGGGAAAAAGGCCTGGACATCATTGTTTGTGATCATCATACTCCCGGAGCAATTATTCCGGATTGCATTGTTTTGGATCCCAAGCAGGAAGATTGCGCATATCCTTTCAAGGAATTGTGCGGATGCGGTGTCGGGTTTAAATTATTGCAAGCCTGGTTTTCAAGAACCGGTAAACCGGAAGAAACATTGTTTGAATACCTGGATTTGGTGGCAGTTGCCATCGGTGCGGACATCGTTTCCGTAACGGGTGAAAACCGGATTTTGTGTAAACATGGCATTCAGCGCATGAATGAAAATCCGCGCCCGGGAATTGCTGCTTTGGTAGAACAGGCGCAACGCTCTTTCCCGCTTGATTTGTCGAATGTGGTTTTCACCATTGCACCGCGCATCAACGCCGCCGGACGTTTAAAAAGCGGTTCGCGGGCGGTTGAGTTGTTATTGGCAGGATCCAGGGAACAGGCAAAAAGTATTGCGCTGGAAATCGATGAGTACAATTCCGAGAGACGGATCCTGGATGCGCAAACAACGCAGGAAGCGTTGGCAATCATTCAGGGAGATGAATTGTTTATCAGCCGCAAATCAACGGTGGTCTTCCAATCCGACTGGCACAAAGGTGTTGTCGGAATTGTTGCTTCGCGGTTAATTGAACATCATTACCGTCCGACGATTGTTTTGACCCAGAACAAGGGCGAAGCAACCGGTTCGGCACGTTCGGTTTCAGGGTTCAATGTGTACGAGGCCATCTCGGCTTGCGAACACTTACTGACACAATACGGCGGACATCAGCACGCCGCAGGACTGACTTTGCCTCTGGAAAATATTGCGCTGTTCACCGAACATTTTGATGCATATGTTCAACAGAACATCCAGCCATTGGATGAGGTGGAAGATTTGGTGATTGACCTGGAAATTAAGGCTTCGGATTTGTTCCTGGCGGGAGAATCGGTGCACCAGGTACCGAGAATTTACCGCATGCTGGAACAAATGGAACCTTTCGGGCCGGGAAATGACAAACCGGTTTTCTGTATCCGGAATGCCTATGCGAGTAAACGAAAAGTGCTGAAAGAAGCGCATTTGAAATTCGACCTGGTAGATCCTGTTTCAGGAATCGAACTTTCCGCGATCGGCTTCAATATGCCGGATAAAGCGGATTTGATTGCTTCGGGTTGTGCGTTTGATTGTGCCTTTACGCTTGAAACCAATACCTGGCAAAACCGAACGACTTTACAAATCCAGGTGCGGGATATCCGGGAAACGTTATAA
- a CDS encoding acyl-CoA carboxylase subunit beta — MKEKNAELIQKRDAAQLGGGQARIDKQHAQGKLSARERVTLLMDEGSFQEIGMFVEHRATSFGLDKTKSPGDGVITGFGTIHGRVVYVFSQDFTVLGGSLSETHAQKICKVLDLAMKNGAPVIGLNDSGGARIQEGVVSLAGYADIFYRNTRASGAIPQISVIMGPCAGGAVYSPALTDFVFMVEDTSYMFVTGPNVVKTVTHEEVSSEDLGGAKAHAEKSGVTHFTAANDVECLRKVRELLTYMPQNAMELAPQFGTALFAKEKLSRIQNIVPDNSNLPYDIREIIDCLIDDDTFREVQADFAPNIVVGFARLDGRSIGVIANQPASMAGVLDIDSSRKGARFVRFCDSFNIPLLVLEDVPGFLPGTDQEWRGIITHGAKLLYAFSEATVPRITVITRKAYGGAFDVMNSKNIGADLNYAWPTAEIAVMGAKGAAEIIFKSEIAAAEDKEGKWKEKEAEYADMFANPYRAAERGFVDAVILPEETRATLIAAFQSLEKKSETLPKKKHGNIPL; from the coding sequence ATGAAAGAAAAGAATGCTGAACTGATTCAAAAACGCGACGCTGCACAATTAGGCGGTGGCCAGGCACGAATTGATAAACAACATGCGCAAGGGAAACTAAGCGCAAGAGAACGAGTGACCTTATTGATGGATGAAGGATCATTCCAGGAAATCGGGATGTTTGTGGAGCATCGTGCTACTTCCTTCGGATTGGATAAAACAAAAAGTCCGGGTGACGGTGTAATTACCGGTTTCGGTACGATCCACGGAAGAGTGGTTTACGTGTTCTCGCAGGATTTTACGGTTTTGGGTGGTTCACTTTCCGAAACACATGCTCAGAAAATCTGTAAAGTATTGGATTTGGCCATGAAAAACGGCGCTCCTGTTATCGGTTTGAACGACTCTGGTGGCGCACGTATCCAGGAAGGTGTTGTTTCCCTGGCAGGTTATGCAGATATTTTTTACCGCAACACCCGCGCTTCCGGAGCAATTCCGCAAATTTCCGTGATTATGGGACCTTGTGCAGGTGGAGCGGTTTATTCCCCGGCATTAACCGATTTCGTTTTCATGGTGGAAGATACTTCGTATATGTTCGTAACCGGGCCAAACGTTGTAAAAACGGTCACGCACGAAGAAGTTAGTTCGGAAGACTTAGGTGGGGCGAAGGCTCACGCTGAAAAATCCGGAGTTACGCATTTCACCGCTGCAAACGACGTGGAATGTTTACGCAAGGTTCGCGAACTATTGACCTACATGCCTCAAAATGCCATGGAATTGGCACCGCAATTCGGAACAGCTTTGTTTGCAAAAGAAAAATTGAGCCGCATTCAGAATATTGTTCCGGATAATTCCAATTTACCATACGACATTCGTGAGATCATCGATTGTTTGATCGACGACGACACCTTCCGCGAAGTACAGGCAGATTTTGCGCCTAACATTGTAGTTGGTTTTGCACGCCTCGACGGAAGATCCATCGGAGTTATTGCCAACCAGCCCGCATCCATGGCCGGAGTATTGGATATTGACTCTTCCCGAAAAGGTGCGCGTTTTGTGCGTTTCTGTGATTCCTTCAACATTCCGCTGCTGGTATTGGAAGACGTACCCGGATTCTTACCGGGAACCGACCAGGAATGGAGAGGAATTATCACCCACGGGGCAAAATTATTGTACGCATTCTCCGAAGCAACCGTTCCAAGAATTACGGTAATTACGCGTAAAGCTTACGGTGGTGCATTCGACGTAATGAACTCCAAAAACATCGGGGCAGATTTGAACTATGCATGGCCGACTGCAGAAATTGCAGTAATGGGGGCAAAAGGTGCTGCGGAAATTATCTTCAAATCCGAAATTGCCGCTGCAGAAGACAAAGAAGGAAAATGGAAAGAAAAAGAAGCGGAATACGCCGATATGTTCGCCAATCCTTACCGTGCAGCAGAAAGAGGTTTCGTGGATGCGGTTATTTTACCGGAAGAAACCCGCGCAACATTGATTGCGGCATTCCAATCCCTGGAGAAAAAATCCGAAACATTACCGAAGAAAAAACACGGAAATATCCCGTTATAA
- a CDS encoding membrane metalloprotease: MRTLHFVFVLFLAFVPYSCKKDSDRRIRKFHRQDVGSSANDILSDKKYKSITIEIIYMTGFQPTDQAVENLKQLVTNVCNKPEGIHVVLREIVAQGKSSYSIEDVKTIENDNRQEFTYKKDLATCFIFLDGPSAENEGSAMVLGQAYFNTSMVIYEKSLKDNAGGFGEPELYKLESTVINHEFGHILGLVNLGSTMYSSHQDTAHGAHCDNTDCLMYWEVETGNVFNNLIGNSPVPAFDENCLRDLKENGGR; encoded by the coding sequence ATGCGTACTCTCCACTTCGTTTTCGTGCTCTTCCTGGCATTTGTGCCTTATTCCTGCAAAAAAGACAGCGACCGCAGAATCCGGAAATTCCACCGGCAGGACGTAGGTTCTTCCGCCAACGATATCCTTTCGGACAAGAAATATAAATCGATTACAATTGAAATTATTTACATGACCGGGTTCCAACCCACGGACCAGGCGGTTGAGAACCTGAAACAACTGGTAACGAATGTCTGCAATAAGCCGGAAGGAATTCATGTGGTGCTTCGTGAAATTGTGGCACAGGGAAAAAGTTCTTATTCCATCGAAGATGTAAAAACGATTGAAAATGATAACCGGCAGGAATTTACCTATAAGAAAGACCTTGCAACCTGTTTTATCTTCCTCGACGGCCCTTCGGCTGAAAACGAAGGTTCCGCCATGGTTTTGGGGCAGGCTTATTTCAATACGTCCATGGTGATTTATGAAAAATCCCTGAAAGATAATGCCGGTGGTTTCGGCGAGCCTGAATTGTACAAACTGGAAAGTACGGTGATCAATCACGAATTCGGCCATATTTTAGGCCTGGTGAATCTGGGTTCCACCATGTATAGTTCTCACCAGGATACAGCTCACGGTGCTCATTGCGATAATACGGATTGTTTGATGTACTGGGAAGTAGAAACCGGAAATGTCTTCAATAACCTGATCGGGAATTCCCCGGTTCCGGCCTTTGATGAAAATTGCCTGAGAGATTTAAAAGAGAATGGCGGAAGATAA